Below is a genomic region from Colius striatus isolate bColStr4 chromosome 29, bColStr4.1.hap1, whole genome shotgun sequence.
ggagcgggggctggcggtgcagcctggccaggctggacaCAGGATGCTTTTGCTGTCCccactgccccagcacccacacgGGGACACTGGGTGTCGCAGGAGGGGACAGAGACCACCTCCATCCGCGGTGGGGCCTGCAGGGGGGAGCCTGGGGACGCTTGTGCTCCTGCCGTCAAACCGGGACACTATGTTCCTCCTTTGCCTGGCGTGTCCTGCTCGCCCTGTCCCGTCTGGGCACCATCCTGCCACCCCGCCTGCatccctgtccctcctctccctccttgtCCTCTGCTCCGTGCCCCCTCCGTTCCCGCCCCATGCCCGCTCCATGCCCGCTCCGTGCCCGCCCCGTGCCCGCTCCATGCCCGCCCCGTTTCCGCCCCGTGCCCGCCCCGTTCCTGCTCCGTCCCCGCCCCGTCCCCGCTCCGTCCCCGCCCCgtgcccgccccggccccgcagcccctctGCCCGGCTCAgcgatggcggcggcggcgccgccgCGGCCGTTGCCCGGATGTTTGCCCGTGGCCAATATGGCGCCCGGCGTGGCTTCGCTCGCCCTTGCCCAAGGTGGCTCCGGCACCGCCCTGCGTCGGGCGCGTGGGGGCGGTGCGGCCCAAGGGCGAGATGGCGGCGCTGCGGGCGCTCGGGAGGCTGCGGGTGCCGTCGGGGctgagcgcggcggcggcggcgcggctgcgaccggccgcggccccggcgcggTGAGAGCGGGCGGCGGAGGgccgcggggggcggcggggccgggcgggggtcgggcgcggcggggcccgggccTGCACGGCGCTGACGGCCCGTCCGCGGCGCAGAGCGGGGCATCAATGGCAGCCCGATGTGGAGTGGGCTCAGCAGTTCGCCGGCGCCGTCATGTACCCGAGCAAGGAAACGGAGAAGTGGGTGCCGCCGCCCTGGAACGGTGAGGGGGGGCGGCGAGGCCGCGGAGCGCCACCGGGGCCCTGCGGGGACCCTGTGCGGGGGGGAGACCGAGCCCTGGGGGTGTCCGTGCCCCGCAGGGATGAGGAGCCGCGGAGGTGGGGCCCTGGGAGGGTGTTGGGTGACCTGGGTGGTCTCTGGAGGGGTGTTGGGGGTCTTTGGAGTGCTCGGTGGCCTCTAGAGCCAGGCCGGGGCTCGCCGTGCCCCGTGGGCGCCCGGGGCTGCCTGGAGCCTCGTGGGGGTGGGTGTCACGTTGAGGGGCTGGAGGTTGCCCCTGGGACTTGCCCTGGGGGGGCTCGTGTGGTGCTGAGCTCAGCTTCAGCATCTGTCCGCTGTCTGCTCCGTGTCCGTGCTGCTGGAAGTGGCCGCGGGCGCTTGTGAGGGTGGGTGTCCTtccttccctgtccccctgactGTCCTCTTTCCCCTGGGCAGACAAGGACCCTGTGGCTCAAAAGAAGGTCTCCACTTTGACCATAAACTTTGGGCCTCAGCACCCGGCAGCGCACGGGGTGCTGCGGCTGGTGATGGAGCTGAGCGGGGAGACGGTGAAGAAGTGTGACCCCCACATCGGGCTCCTGCACCGTGGCACCGAGAAGCTCATCGAGTACAAGACGTACCTGCAGGTGGGTGCCAGCGCTGCCCCTGTGTCCCGGGGGATAGCGAGGGGTGGCTGCTGCGGGGAGGACACGTGGAGGCcccggggctgtggggctggagcagggacgGGGTCGGTGTTTGTAAACAGACGCTGCTCGTTTATCAGCCCGGCCGGGTCTGACCTTcctgccagagaaggagcttGAAATAGCTCCGTGCTGGGGGAACAACCTCGGCTGCTGTGTGCCAAGGGCTCAGGATTGGGGCCCTGCTGGGGTCTGTGGAAAGCTTGCAGAGAGGCGGTCGTGTGTCCTGCTTCAGTCCTCACCCCGAGGCAGGGCTGTCTGCTGGCACGGCGCgggaggctgtgctgggagctgtgtcctgctgctgtgtgcagcctctgggcagcccagggcTTCTGCCACCACTCCAGGCTGTTCCCCTCGTTAGGCTCTGCCCTACTTCGACCGCCTGGACTACGTCTCCATGATGTGCAACGAGCAGGCCTATTCCCTGGCCGTGGAGAAGCTGCTCAACATCCGCCCGCCGCTGCGGGCGCAGTGGATCCGAGGTGAGggggctctgtgctgcttctgggGGTCTCCAGCTGCTGGCCCGTGGACCAACACCCCTGCAGGCTCATAGCCTTTGCCTTTTGGGGGTTTGGACCCCTCTCCCCAGgagggtgcagagctgctgctcaccctGTGtctctcccccccccaccccagtcCTCTTCGCGGAGATCACCCGGCTGCTCAACCACATCATGGCCGTGACCACGCACGCGCTGGACATCGGGGCCATGACCCCCTTCTTCTGGATGtttgaggagagggagaaggtgaAGAGCCGTGGCTTTGGGGCAGGTTTTGGGGTGGCATtgccagcagggctgtgccGTGCCGGGGTGCAGCGGGCTCCCCTCTGTCCCCGCAGATGTTCGAGTTCTACGAGCGCGTGTCGGGGGCACGGATGCATGCAGCCTACATCCGACCCGGCGGCGTGCACCAGGTACGGGCTGCTCCCGGCCCCCGGTGTGGGGCTGCCCCTGGGCAACGGCCTCTGAGGGACCCTGGCCCTGCGCAGGCTGAGGCCCCTCTGCCCTGTGCAGGATCTGCCCCTGGGGCTGATGGACGACATCTATGAGTTCGTCAAGAATTTCTCCATCCGGATAGACGAGGTGGAGGAGGTGAGGAGGGACAGGCAGCGCGGTCCTGCTGCATGCCCAGGAGAGAAACCCCCCTTGCCCTGCACCCTGAGGGCTGGGGCCTTGTGTTGCCCATCCCTGAGGTGCAGCcgctgcagggcccttcccactgTGGCACCGGTGATGGGACCAAGGGCTGACCCGGTGCTGTGGCTCTGGAGATGGGACCAAGGGCTGACCcggtgctgcagctctggtgaTGGGACCAAGGGCTGACcctggtgctgcagctctggtgaTGGGACCAAGGGCTGACCCCGGTGCTGTGGCTCTGGAGATGGGACCAAGGGCTGACCCcggtgctgcagctctggtgaTGGGACCAAGGGCTGacccagtgctgcagctctggtgaTGGGACCAAGGGCTGACCCCGGTGCTGTGGCTGTGGTGATGGGACCAAGGGCTGACCCcggtgctgcagctctggtgaTGGGACCAAGGGCTGACCCTGGTGCTGTGGCTGTGGTGATGGGACCAAGGGCTGACcctggtgctgcagctctggtgaTGGGACCAAGGGCTGACcctggtgctgcagctctggtgaTGGGACCAAGGGCTGACCCcggtgctgcagctctggtgaTGGGACCAAGGGCTGACCCCGGTGCTACCTGCAGATGCTGACAAACAACCGCATCTGGAAGAACCGCACGGTCGACATCGGGGTGATCACAGCAGAGGAGGCTCTCAACTACGGGTTCAGGTGGGTCTAGGGGCTCCTGGGGACAGTTTGGAGTGGCTCAGCTGCATCTTTTTCCCCCTGAGGGATCAGGGTTGAGTCCCAAGGTCTGGGCACTGGCTGTGGGAGTCCCCAGGGTCGGTCAGAGCCTGCTTTGGGCAGGCTGCTcacccctgtccctgcccacagcGGGGTGATGCTGCGGGGCTCGGGCATCCACTGGGACCTGCGCAAGACTCAGCCCTACGACGTCTACGACCAGGTGGAGTTCGACGTCCCCATTGGCACCCGTGGCGACTGCTACGACAGGTCGGTCACCCCCTGCTCTGTGGGGCCttggggggctgcagcagggccacCTCCCCTCCGTGGGGCTGCGGTGGGGCCGTGGCTTCCCCGTCACCCTGCGCCTGGGTCCCGCAGGTACCTGTGCCGCGTGGAAGAGATGCGGCAGTCGCTCCGCATCATCCTGCAGTGCCTCAACAAGATGCCTGAGGGGGAGATCAAGGTAGACGATGCCAAAGTGTCTCCCCCAAAGCGAGCAGAGATGAAGGTAAATGCTTGTGGTGCTTCCTGTCCCTGGGGCCTCGCTGCCAGCTGCGTTGGCGCTGGCGAGCAGGGAGCGTGGGTTGATGTGTCAGGGGCTCGTGCCGAGGCTTTTGTCACTGGTATCTGCTGTGATctcagcctctgcctgcctgggctgggagggggggctttgtgctggggaagggggagttatctctctgctccagcttgGCCAAAGCGCTGCCTGGTGAAGGCAGGGGGTGGCAGAGCAGCGGCAGCCACGCTGCCCCTCACACCACGTGCTCGTTTTGTGGCCTGTGGCCGTGTGAACGTGGCCACCACCCTGGTTCCCACGCGTTGCTCCCCAACCTTGAGGCTCCCCTGTGCTGACAGTGCCTTCCTCCCCACACAGACCAGCATGGAGTCCCTGATCCATCACTTCAAGCTCTACACCGAGGGCTACCAGGTGCCCCCCGGAGCCACCTACACGGCCATCGAGGCCCCCAAGGTGCCACTTCTCATTGGGCGACGGGGACAGTGGGCTCTGGCACGGGGAAGGGGGGTCCTGGCTGCTCCTGTCCCACACCACAGTGGTGTCTGAGGGCTGGACACTGTGGGTGGGAGGCAGAGCCTGAACCCCCCACAACAGCATCACTACGTCCCCAACCCTGTGCCTGTCCTTGCAGGGTGAATTCGGTGTCTACCTTGTCTCTGACGGCAGCAGCCGCCCCTATCGCTGCAAGATCAAGGCTCCTGGATTCGCTCACCTGGTAGGAGAGGTTGGGGGGCTGAGGCCCAGGGcaaggagggggtttggggaagGAGGGCACAGGAGTGAGCTTTCTGTTCCTCTGCCCTTGCTGCGTGTTAATCTGGGACCCAACTCGCCTCTTCTGCCTCTGCAGTTACAGCTGGTTTCCTGCCTGGGCTGAtaactgaccacatcccccctcccctccccactcccctgCCTTCCCCCACAGACTCTGGGAGCTGGGCCAGACCCTGCTCAGATGCTGGGCAAACCCACCCCCCTCCTGCCTCAGCAGGCCTCATGCCAGAGTgctgggggttttgggggatgcTGGGGCTTTAGGGGCTGATGGGGGTCTCTGCTTTGCTTCAGGCTGGGCTGGATCGGATGTCGCAGGGCCACATGCTGGCAGATGTCGTGGCCATCATCGGTACGTTCCCTGCAGGGGCTCCCGTGGCTGTCGGGGGGCTTCTCCCTGGCTTGGGGGGGGGCTGATGTGCCCTAACCCCCCCCCCTCTCCTTCCCACAGGCACCCAGGACATTGTCTTTGGGGAAGTGGATCGGTGAGACCGCAGCCGCCGTGTGCCCGTCTCctgctgcttgtgctgctggggctgggggatcccccctccccctgcaccccctccctgcccccatcAAATAAAGGCTGAACCGAGTCCTGCCCGTCCTGTGCCGTCTCTGAATCCCCCCTCAGCCCTCCTCTGCCACCCCAAACCCAGTGGAACTCTCACTCTTCCTCCTCACCCACGTGAGGGTTGTGGGCAAGAGCTTCCCCTCCCTGTCTGGGGAGACCCTAGAGGGACCCCCGAGGTTTTGCCTCtcgggggctggggaggggctccTGCCCGCCCTGACGGCcgcagaggggctgggaggtgCCTCGAGGGCAGCTGGTGACGCTTGGGGACAGCTCAGGGGCCGTTGTGCAATGCCCCCAGCGCCCCGTGCGGGAAGAGGGACGCGACGGCTGCGCCGGACGCTTCCCCAGCGCCGCCGTGgccagaggaggggggaaggagcaggggcGGCGCGAGCCGGGGGCAGGAAGGTGCTGGCACTGTGGCCTCTGACTCTGGCACCAGGACCCCGACCTGCCAGACCCCGCCGGGGGCCGCCGCAGCCATGGGCAGCCGCCTGCTGCTcgccacagccctgctgctgctgctgctgctctggactCCCGCTgcaggtggggatggggagggggcggcTGGGTGCGTGGGGCCTTGGATTTGACTCCCCCAGCAGCATTGAGCTGGGATCTAATGGAGCCCCCCCCCACGGGTGTTCGTGGCCCAGGAGGGCACCCCAGGCTGAGTCCCGGTGGGCTCTGGGGCTCTGGTGCTGCCCAGGGGGCTGTTGAGGCTGCTCAGGACCCTCTGCCATCGCCAGTGTGTGgaaagggggctgttgggggCTGTTGTTGGCCAGGATGGGTGCAGGATATGTCCTGGGGGTGATGCTGACCCAGGGACCCCCCTCCTGCCTGCACCATCCTCCCTAGAAGCCCTGATGGAGCCAGAGCTCTGCTACGTCCTGGATGCCATCCTCTTCCTGTACGGCCTCGTCCTCACCGGCCTCTATTGCCACCTCAAGGTGAGCGCTGGCCCTCAGCCACCTGCCTGCAcccctggcagcccccagctctGGGGGGGGGGACTCCCCAGCAGGGGCACAGAGGGTGGCCCAGGTCTCCCCCACCCTTGCTGGgactttttcctcctcttacTTCTTCTTTCCTCACTTTCGGGTGCCCCCCCGCCCCGCAGTTCGTGTCTCGCCGAGCGGCGCGACAGGCACCCAGCAAGGAGGTAACGGGGCTGGGGGCAAAGGGAGGGGGGGTTGGGGCTGAGGGCAAAGgatggggggatttggggctggGGTATGCCGGGGTGGGGGGCATAAGATCCTCCTTCCAGCGCCCCTCCCAGGGGAAGGTGAAAGTGAAGGGGATTTGGAGGGTCTCTGGTGGTCTCAGATGGGGGAGAAGAAATCAGGAAAACCTCCTGACTTGCTTCCCTCAGGGTGGGGGCAGGAGTGGCCCTGTGTCCCCTttatcctttctctttctctttcctcagcagaaggaagaagccATCTACACTGTAAGTCAAGCTGGGGGTGGCGCATTCTGGGGTGGGGAGGTCCTGTCCTAGGGGGCCCCTGGGGGTACAGTGTCCCCTGGGGCCCCTGTAACCCACCCTGCAGGTGCTGTAACTGGGGTGATGCCCTGTCCCCCCTCCTCTCGGTGCAGCCCCCCCAGGTCCTTCCCTAGGGCACATCTTGGTAGGGAAGCCCCCACAGTGGGGTGTCAGTCTGGAGGGGGGGTGGCAGTTGGGGTGAGGTGGAGACTGACACCACACAAACCCCTCTCCCCCACAGGGACTCAGCGGTGAGGAACACGAGATGTACGAAACTCTCCAGCTCAAACAGTCCTGaccctgtcctgctgcagcccctcatcCCCTCAcccatccccagcagctgaGGACCCCCACGGCCCCCACCTTGTCCCCCATCCTGGGACTGGGGTGAAGAACCAGAGCTTTTTGAAGGAACCAGTTCTGGTCCCAAAACCGCCTCTGGCTGGGCACAGGCACAACCcaactgcagctgcagggccgGGACCCCCTGAGCCCGGGGGGCTGAAGCTACCCGGGGTGTGTGGAGCTgctccctgcttctgctgcccccgccccggccccccAGTAAAGCGGCACCATCCACAAATGGGGCAGGAGAGTTTCTGTGACGGGGCGCTAGAGCTGCTGACGGGGACGGGGCCACCACCTCCTGCTGGGACGGGGACCCCCGAGGACCTTCCCCCGGCCCCTTTTGCGGGGGATAGACCCGCGTGGGGCTGGCGATGGTGACAGCGGCTCCTGGCGGCGGCTGCCGCGGGTTTTGGGGTGGCAGTGATGCTCCCGGGCAAGAAAAAcaccatttcttcctttttaaccaaaaagctgcatttGGGAGCCGATACCATGGGAGTGGCCCCTGtgacccctcccctcccgcccTGTGTGACCCCAACCAGGACCCTCCCCCCGGGCTCGCGAGTGCCCGCCCggggtgggctctgctgctccGGATCGGGCCCCACGCGGTGCGTGTTTGGGGGCTCCCCGGTGCCGGGGGGAGCTCACACGAGACCCCAGTGTGCACCAACCCCCCGTTACCCCCTCTGCCCCCCAGCTTGTGTCACGGGATGTTCTCGTAGGTGTCACTCGAGAGCCGCGGTCGCGCGTGGGGTCCCGGCACAACCGCGTAGGTGACTTgcggctccggctccggcgCGGAGCGGGGGGATCCCCGGGGGGACCGGGGCGGGGAGGGACCTGGAAGAGACACTGGTGCGGGGACCCGCGCTGGGGGCGGTGACACGCGTGGGCGCTGCgtcccgcgccccccgccccgcacAGCACTTACCCCGCTCGGTGAGCACGATGTGGGCGTACTGCACCTCCCCTTCCTCCGGCTCCGCGGGGGGAGCGGTGGGCTCCAGCCGGCGACCCTCGGCCTCCGGGGGGGCAGCGGGGTCCCTGCGGGGACAGAGGAGCGCTTGGGGCGGAGGGAGCTTGTCCCGGCCCGGGGAAGGGGACTTCACTACTGGACCCTCTGCTCACCTGCCCCGGCTCTTCCCGGCGCCTGCAAAGCAAGAGGAGGGGGCATGAGCGGCCCAGGGGTCCCCCGGGACCCCTGAGCCCCCTTCAGGGCTTGGCTCTGCACATCCAGATGGGAGGAGAGACCCCCAGAACCCCGAGCAGATGGTACCAGAGACCCATGTGTGTCATTTGGGGGACCCCAAGACGCATCAGGACCCTGAGCTGAAGGCGCTGGGGACTCAGCTTCAGCCAAGGTGGGGGATGCAGGATGCAGGCCCGTTTTCCCCCCCAGCTGGTGTGGGGGGGCTTTCACCCCACCCAGGACCACCGACCCACCTGCACGGTGCCGACGCCGGAGCTGCCATCCCCCGgcgagcaggagcaggagcaggagcggGAGCGACACGCCGAGCCCCGTGGCCACGGCTGAGGACAGAGGGGACGAGCCCGGGTCAGCTCTGACCCTGGGGGGCTGGACCCCCACGGGGACCCCGAGCAGGGAGCAGATGAGCGCAGCTCCCACCTGCGCCCCGCTGCCGCGGCTCCGGCTGACTCTGCTCCGGCGGCGTCACCGAGAGGGGCAGCGCCCGGCTGAGCGCCCTGAAGATGCGACGGGCGCCGAGGCGGTTGGTCGCCAGACACTGGTACGAGCCGGCGTGCGCCGAGCCCACGGTCCCCAGCGCCAGGACCGGCCCcgagcccagctcctgcccgTCCCGCAGCCACGTGAAGGTCACCGGCGCGGTGCCGTCCCGCACGGAGCAGCTCAGGTTGAGGCTCTCACCCGCCGGCACCGACGGCTCCGTCCTCGCCATCGTGATGGTGGCACCGGTCACCGGCACTGCCGGGCACAGAGACACGGCGCCGAGGTCAGGCCCGGCAGCGGGGCCGGCTGCGGCGCGGCGGGACGCGGGGCTGCGGTGCTCACCCAGGACGGTGACCCGCAGCGCGGGGCTGGTGGCCGCGGGGCCGCCGTTGGTGGCCGCGCACTGGTAGTGGCCGCTGTCCCGCTGCCGCACGGAACGGACGTTGTAGCGGGGGCCGGTGGCCAGCGGCGCGGCTGAGCCCTGCCGGTGCCACGAGAAGGAGATGGGCCCCGTCCCTGCCGCCACcgagcagctcagcaccaggcGCTCACCCTCCACCACCTGCCCCTCGTGGGGCTGCGCCTCCAGGGACACCCCTGAAACCGGGATCCCTGCGGGGAGGAGACGAGCAGGGATGAGGGGGGGACTTGGAAAGGGATAGAGAGACCCCAGGGAGACACTGGGGAGACTCCAGGGAGGGACAGAAGGACCTGGCGAGGGGTGAGGGGACCTCGGGAAGGGatgggaggagctgggaagggGGGTGGAAACTGGGATGTAGGGATTTGGGGAAGGATGAGGGGACTCAGGCAGGGGTGTGAGGACACGAGGAGGGATGTGGGATGCCAGGGAGGGCTGGAGGGACAGGGGGAGTGCTGCAGAGCCCCTTACACCCCCACCCCTCCTGCACACTCACTGTGCACCGTGACGGTGAGCCGAGCGCTGCGTTTCCGCACGCTGCCCGTGTCCGTCCGCACCTCACAGGAGTAACTCCCCGAGTGTAGCAGATCCACGGCTGGCAGCCGCAGCTGGGAGGAGTCCTGGGGGccccccaccaccacctcaCCCCGGTAGAAGATGTACAGGCGGTGAGTGAGGGGCCGCAGGGGGCTGAGGTGGCTGAGGCAGCCCAGGACCAGGGGGGATCCCTCGCGGATCTCAGCCGGGCTTTCCAGCACCGGCACCGAGAAGAGCTCTGGGAAGGAGCCAGGGGGAGGATGGTGACTCTGAGCCcgctggggaggggggctgCACCCCGGTGGGGGGATGTTGGGGAGTGGCTGCTCACCTTGCACCGTCACCATCGTTGGTACCGATTTtgtattgcttttaaaaaatttgcCCGCCTTGGCCTGGCAGTGGTAGCGCCCAcggtgctgcagctgcagggggtacaggagcagctcagcctgCCGGGAGGGTCCCTGCAGCAATTTTCCCTCCTGGAAGAACCGCACTTCAGCGATATTTTTGACCTCTTTGTCGTTCCAGTACCGGCAGCGCAGCCACACCTCGtccccctccagcagctcccgtgctggcacctgcagcaccagccaTGCTGCAAGAGAGAGACAGGGCAGCTGGCACGTGGGGATGCACTGGTGAGCCTGGGGATGCACTGGTGGGttcccagtggcacagggatgcATCCAGTGGTGTTGAGGAGATGCAGCTGGTGTGCACGCAGAGCTGGGCTCCCATCTTGTGAGGGGGAAGAGGCTGCAAAGCAGAGCCCACCCAGAGCCCAAGGGCACCCACCCTGCTCCTCACCGTTTGAGAAGCTCAGGGTGatggggaggctgaggttggcaCCAGGGCTGTGGCACTGGTAGCTGCCGGGAGAGGAGACAAGGAGGTTTGTGTGTCTTGTCTTCTTCCAGGGCTTCTTGTTGAGGTACCACATGGTATAGTTGGGCTTGCTGGAGCcctggcagctcagctccaccTCCTCATCTGTGAACACCGGTATCCAGGGGGGCTCCAGCGtgagctggctgtgctgggtgccTGCGGGGTGACAGGGACACCAGCCTGCCAGGGCCACCACGACAGGCTGGGGACAGCGGGGTCAGGCACTGTGGCAAGGACTCACCAGCAAGGCTGAGGGCTTGGGCtagaagggagaaggggagaggTGGTGGGTGCCGTGGGAAAAGCAGCACCTGGGCTTGGGGAGCAGGGGCTGTCCCCAAGCTCGCCCCGTGAGGACACAGTCACCCGTGGGAACTGGCACAGCTGGGAGGGCCCAGGGGACACGGCTGCCCCCATCAGAGACCCCCCTGCGCTGTGTCACAGCCAGCCTGAGTTGGCACAGGGCATGCGGACACCACCAACAGCCCCACGGCCCCAGCCCCAACAGCTCTGCCCTCACTGACCCCTCCCCATGTCTCCATCTCCACATCCCCATCTCTGCTGTGTCCCcaaccccacagctgccccagccaCTCGGTGACCGTCCCCACATCTCCATCCCTGTGATGCTTGTGCCCTCATCCCCatgcccacagccctgagcagggcTACAACCAGGGTACAACCCCGTGTGCTGGTgtgtgggacctcaggagaCCCCGCAGACACCCTCCACtccctcaccatgggctgcccAGCGCCACGGGGCTCTGCCTCAACCCCCTGCTCCCCAAAGTGAGGAGGGGGCCGGGTACCCATCCACATGGCCTCAGGACCCCTGTGGTCCGGACACTCACCCCAGAGGAGCAGCACCGCGCTCTTGGCCATCCGCTCCTGGCTGCAGCGTGCTGGTGGGGCCACCTGCCCTTTGCATAGCAGCTAACAGCAGAAAGGGGAAGGAAGTGACTTCTGAGTCCCTGGGGTCTGCCCCAGTCCCAGGGGGTGACATGTGTCAGGCAGCACGAGGCAGGGGACGTGCTGGGAACCAACATGGGAGTGGGCTcgaggctgcaggagcagctggcCCGTCCACCCAGGGAGGGGTCCCTCTGGGCACTGAGACCCTCCAAAGGCACGGGGCGGGAGCAGCTACGTGGGTGAGGGGCTGGGACCCCAAAAGGCTGCGACCCTGAGAGCTGCAACCCTGAAAGCTGCAACCCTGAAAGCTGGGACTCTGAGAGCTGGGACCCTGAGAGTTGAGACCCTGAGAGCTGAGACCCTGAGGGTTGAGACCCTTAGAGCTGGGACCCTGAGAGCTGAGACCCTGAGAGCTGGGACCCTGAGAGCTGGGACCCTGAGAGTTGAGACCCTGAGAGCTGTGACCCTGAGAGCTGAGACCCTGAGAGCTGGGACCCTGAGAGCTGAGACCCTGAGGGTTGAGACCCTGAGAGCTGCGACCCTGAGAGCTGAGACCCTGAGGGTTGAGACCCTGAGAGCTGAGACCCTGAGAGTTGAGACCCTGAGAGCTGCGACCCTGAGAGCTGAGACCCTGAGGGTTGAGACCCTGAGAGCTGTGACCCTGAGAGCTGAGACCCTGAGAGATGCGACCCTGAGAGCTGAGACCCTGAGGGTTGAGACCCTGAGAGCTGCGACCCTGAGAGCTGAGACCCTGAGGGTTGAGACCCTGAGAGCTGAGACCCTGAGAGTTGAGACCCTGAGAGCTGCGACCCTGAGAGCTGGGACCCTGAGAGCTGAGACCCTGAGGGTTGAGACCCTGAGAGCTGGGACCCTGAGAGCTGGGACCCTGAGAGCTGAGACCCTGAGAGCTGGGACCCCGCTGGGCTGCGGCCGCGGCGGCCgggcccccccccgccccgcccccccAGCGTGGGACCCCCGGCGTTGTGGCGCCGCCTGGCGGgcgcgcggcggggcgggggcggggcttggggcggggggcggggcttGGGACCCCCGGTTccgccccctggcggcggcgGAGCGACACAAAGATGGCGGCGGAGCCGGACCCGGGCCCGGACCcggagctggaggagctgctggacagtGAGCGGGGGGGCACTGGAGTGCGGGGGGGCTGAG
It encodes:
- the NDUFS2 gene encoding NADH dehydrogenase [ubiquinone] iron-sulfur protein 2, mitochondrial isoform X1 — its product is MAALRALGRLRVPSGLSAAAAARLRPAAAPARAGHQWQPDVEWAQQFAGAVMYPSKETEKWVPPPWNDKDPVAQKKVSTLTINFGPQHPAAHGVLRLVMELSGETVKKCDPHIGLLHRGTEKLIEYKTYLQALPYFDRLDYVSMMCNEQAYSLAVEKLLNIRPPLRAQWIRVLFAEITRLLNHIMAVTTHALDIGAMTPFFWMFEEREKMFEFYERVSGARMHAAYIRPGGVHQDLPLGLMDDIYEFVKNFSIRIDEVEEMLTNNRIWKNRTVDIGVITAEEALNYGFSGVMLRGSGIHWDLRKTQPYDVYDQVEFDVPIGTRGDCYDRYLCRVEEMRQSLRIILQCLNKMPEGEIKVDDAKVSPPKRAEMKTSMESLIHHFKLYTEGYQVPPGATYTAIEAPKGEFGVYLVSDGSSRPYRCKIKAPGFAHLAGLDRMSQGHMLADVVAIIGTQDIVFGEVDR
- the NDUFS2 gene encoding NADH dehydrogenase [ubiquinone] iron-sulfur protein 2, mitochondrial isoform X2, which translates into the protein MFARGQYGARRGFARPCPRAGHQWQPDVEWAQQFAGAVMYPSKETEKWVPPPWNDKDPVAQKKVSTLTINFGPQHPAAHGVLRLVMELSGETVKKCDPHIGLLHRGTEKLIEYKTYLQALPYFDRLDYVSMMCNEQAYSLAVEKLLNIRPPLRAQWIRVLFAEITRLLNHIMAVTTHALDIGAMTPFFWMFEEREKMFEFYERVSGARMHAAYIRPGGVHQDLPLGLMDDIYEFVKNFSIRIDEVEEMLTNNRIWKNRTVDIGVITAEEALNYGFSGVMLRGSGIHWDLRKTQPYDVYDQVEFDVPIGTRGDCYDRYLCRVEEMRQSLRIILQCLNKMPEGEIKVDDAKVSPPKRAEMKTSMESLIHHFKLYTEGYQVPPGATYTAIEAPKGEFGVYLVSDGSSRPYRCKIKAPGFAHLAGLDRMSQGHMLADVVAIIGTQDIVFGEVDR
- the FCER1G gene encoding high affinity immunoglobulin epsilon receptor subunit gamma isoform X1, yielding MGSRLLLATALLLLLLLWTPAAEALMEPELCYVLDAILFLYGLVLTGLYCHLKFVSRRAARQAPSKEQKEEAIYTGLSGEEHEMYETLQLKQS
- the FCER1G gene encoding high affinity immunoglobulin epsilon receptor subunit gamma isoform X2 codes for the protein MGSRLLLATALLLLLLLWTPAAEALMEPELCYVLDAILFLYGLVLTGLYCHLKFVSRRAARQAPSKEKEEAIYTGLSGEEHEMYETLQLKQS
- the LOC133628278 gene encoding Fc receptor-like protein 3 — translated: MAKSAVLLLWAQALSLAGTQHSQLTLEPPWIPVFTDEEVELSCQGSSKPNYTMWYLNKKPWKKTRHTNLLVSSPGSYQCHSPGANLSLPITLSFSNAWLVLQVPARELLEGDEVWLRCRYWNDKEVKNIAEVRFFQEGKLLQGPSRQAELLLYPLQLQHRGRYHCQAKAGKFFKSNTKSVPTMVTVQELFSVPVLESPAEIREGSPLVLGCLSHLSPLRPLTHRLYIFYRGEVVVGGPQDSSQLRLPAVDLLHSGSYSCEVRTDTGSVRKRSARLTVTVHRIPVSGVSLEAQPHEGQVVEGERLVLSCSVAAGTGPISFSWHRQGSAAPLATGPRYNVRSVRQRDSGHYQCAATNGGPAATSPALRVTVLVPVTGATITMARTEPSVPAGESLNLSCSVRDGTAPVTFTWLRDGQELGSGPVLALGTVGSAHAGSYQCLATNRLGARRIFRALSRALPLSVTPPEQSQPEPRQRGAAVATGLGVSLPLLLLLLLAGGWQLRRRHRAGAGKSRGRDPAAPPEAEGRRLEPTAPPAEPEEGEVQYAHIVLTERGPSPPRSPRGSPRSAPEPEPQVTYAVVPGPHARPRLSSDTYENIP